From Bombus huntii isolate Logan2020A chromosome 4, iyBomHunt1.1, whole genome shotgun sequence, one genomic window encodes:
- the LOC126865341 gene encoding 4-aminobutyrate aminotransferase, mitochondrial-like, whose amino-acid sequence MLCKSIVYSVQKSPKPRQLHHMPKAPLPGEPAKPYTLTEIPGPRSEALLNELSKIQQVGSIQYFGDYQRSVGNYLADIDGNVFLDMFMQLSTLALGYNHRSILGALSCGGNQRVIANRPAIGLFPGLEWPCKIQDTLLQPCVAPKGLPCIFTAMCGACSIEHAIQMAFIKYAERHRRGKDFTEEEKESAPFNKPPGCPELSILSFEGGFHGRTFGALALTHYKYIMKIDIPSLQWPIAPYPQYLYPLDQHEKENKEEDARCLEQRSIPFILDEIQTGGGATGRIWAHEYFELNIPPDIVTFSYKMQASGFYHSPEYMPKQPYRVFNAWMGDPIQILLLEAVLQTIEAEDLLTHVCYVGNYLLCQLNTLQHEFSDIISSVRGRGFIIAFDTRCRDMKQKLMHLLRNKGIQVGDCGTKSIRLRPCLIFGEYHADIFLEILRDCLQELAEC is encoded by the exons atgttgTGCAAAAGTATTGTGTATTCTGTTCAAAAGAGTCCGAAACCTCGTC AACTTCATCATATGCCAAAAGCACCATTACCTGGAGAACCTGCAAAACCATATACACTTACTGAAATTCCTGGACCAAGGTCAGAAGCACTTCTCAATGAACTTTCTAAAATTCAG CAAGTAGGCTCCATTCAATATTTTGGAGACTACCAAAGATCTGTTGGAAATTACTTAGCAGATATTGATGGAAATGTTTTTTTAGATATGTTTATGCAATTATCTACCCTTGCTCTTGGATATAATCATAGGTCAATCCTTGGTGCATTATCTTGTGGAGGAAATCaa cGAGTAATAGCAAACAGACCTGCAATAGGATTATTCCCTGGTTTAGAGTGGCCGTGTAAAATACAGGATACATTGCTTCAACCATGT GTAGCTCCAAAAGGGTTACCATGCATTTTTACAGCCATGTGTGGTGCTTGTTCAATTGAGCATGCTATACAAATGGCATTCATAAAATATGCAGAAAGACATCGACGTGGCAAAGATTTTACagaggaagaaaaggaaagtgCACCTTTTAATAAACCACCTGGTTGTCCTGAATTGTCTATCCTTTCCTTTGAAG gAGGATTTCATGGTAGAACATTTGGTGCACTGGCATTAACGCATTATAAGTACATAATGAAAATTGATATACCTTCTCTTCAATGGCCAATTGCACCCTATCCACAGTATTTATATCCATTGGATCAgcatgaaaaagaaaataaagaggaAGATGCTCGGTGCTTGGAACAA AGATCTATTCCTTTCATATTGGATGAAATACAAACAGGAGGTGGTGCAACAGGAAGAATATGGGCACATGAATATTTTGAATTAAACATTCCTCCTGATATTGTTACATTTAGTTACAAAATGCAAGCTAGTGGATTTTATCATTCTCCCGAATACAT GCCCAAGCAACCATATAGAGTTTTTAATGCATGGATGGGAGATCCAATCCAAATTTTACTGTTAGAGGCAGTATTACAAACCATTGAAGCAGAAGACTTATTAACTCATGTATGTTATGTCGGCAATTATTTGCTTTGTCAACTAAACACCTTACAACATGAATTTTCGGATATTATAAGTTCCGTACGAGGTAGAGGCTTTATCATTGCCTTTGATACGAGATGTAGGGATATGAAACAGAAATTAATGCATCTTTTACGTAATAAAg gTATACAAGTGGGCGACTGCGGAACAAAATCAATTCGATTAAGACCATGTCTAATATTCGGAGAATATCATGCCGATATCTTTTTAGAAATTCTGCGCGATTGCTTGCAAGAACTTGCAGAGTGCTGA
- the LOC126865313 gene encoding uncharacterized protein LOC126865313 isoform X3: protein MFETYLPILQYSANLFSNIPIIKLPKSASNIFLEAIQVLQYYQEIGGIIGGALFYNNKVVATQLSAELTKQIVITDPYRIKAPAERISTEFHLPVGVQLLRVYIEQKQFTKLIQEANNERYYSSYLDSVTKKIFQRKNMSKNSKELPLSGMKRDTSRIFTVPEEGELDSLQYNDNSHYVPSVPLTAYSSPVKRKQESKTDRPKCVNPLTPSVCSTPLKDINRVLHGNAMLICNTNEDTNNEAEEEKKEIKTNVDDIPDVVKEALRYKRLNKLRNITPKEKLVKRKEFNKRSLSMHDLGSSNLYSNRISVRTYGLGLPQLKQNISPETSPQKQSLHKRQFHTITDPYYPIFRCDGLPVSQSLYNQYISSHYEELKDDRNNTINRNDFLTSLANDCNMKNVTNSCDTMISDNLEKSSNSRDIKIDSKVKQETYRRSMSLPLKPLNITDNDDRRKSASECGNVYEFLQKKKLDGLQLTPLMSKLSLLADERTSGFCSRETTPSEFRDLSGFSAATNQIIKQKLEAVNKETGSDGEDELEEDWVTTSKDEVSFEKTELFLCGHHNMVLVLLMENGTANNPDLIHSLWQTCVNTLGKLEARLQQCLEPLPSNENKELYSILSIDPQWDTINRSGLWGVTELDIVSCLHDRFTYASNLTDIIVRTEDTVVYGNQCGNVEVFYQQAVAPNTSGGLPTPADLMGIVSLKAKRRLERDHGIVLL, encoded by the exons ATGTTTGAAACATATTTGCCAATACTTCAATATAGTGCCAATCTTTTCTCCAATATTCCTATCATTAAACTTCCAAAG AGTGCTAGTAACATATTTTTAGAAGCAATTCAAGttttacaatattatcaaGAAATCGGTGGTATCATAGGTGGTGCACTCTTCTATAATAATAA gGTAGTTGCAACTCAGTTAAGTGCTGAGTTGACCAAACAAATTGTTATAACTGATCCATATAGAATAAAG gCTCCTGCAGAGAGAATATCGACAGAATTTCATCTACCTGTTGGAGTACAGTTATTGCGAGTATATATAGAGCAAAAACAGTTTACGAAACTTATACAAGAAGCAAATAATGAACGATATTATAGTTCTTATTTAGATTCTGTGacaaaaaagatatttcaaagaaAG AACATGTCCAAGAACAGTAAGGAACTCCCTTTGTCCGGAATGAAACGTGATACTTCTCGCATTTTTACTGTACCTGAAGAAGGAGAATTAGATTCATTACAGTACAACGATAATAGTCACTATGTACCCTCCGTACCACTTACAGCTTACAGTTCTCCAGTGAAACGTAAACAGGAAAGTAAAACAGACCGTCCTAAGTGTGTAAATCCTTTAACTCCTAGCGTTTGCTCTACACcattaaaagatattaatagaGTATTACATGGTAATGCTATGTTAATATGTAACACAAACGAAGATACAAATAATGaagcagaagaagaaaagaaagaaataaaaacaaatgtAGATGATATTCCAGATGTTGTTAAGGAAGCACTTAGATATAaacgtttaaataaattaagaaacatTACGCCAAAAGAAAAACTAGTTAAAcgaaaagaatttaataagaGAAGCTTAAGTATGCATGATTTAGGATCGTCCAATTTGTACTCCAATCGAATATCAGTAAGAACATATGGATTAGGGTTGCCacaattaaaacaaaatatatctccCGAAACTTCTCCTCAAAAGCAATCTTTACATAAAAGGCAGTTTCATACAATTACTGACCCATATTATCCTATATTTCGATGTGATGGATTACCAGTATCTCAGTCTTTATATAATCAATATATATCTTCGCATTACGAAGAACTTAAGGATGAtcgaaataatacaattaatcGTAACGACTTTTTAACAAGTTTAGCTAACGATTGTAACATGAAAAATGTAACAAATAGCTGTGATACCATGATCAgtgataatttagaaaaatcaaGTAATTCTCGTGACATAAAAATAGATAGTAAAGTGAAACAAGAAACTTATCGCAGATCAATGAGTCTTCCTTTGAAACCACTCAATATCACTGATAATGATGATAGACGAAAATCAGCATCGGAATGCGGTAACGTGTATGAATTTCTTCAAAAGAAAAAGTTGGATGGTCTACAATTAACGCCTCTTATGTCTAAACTCAGTTTACTTGCTGATGAGAGAACTAGCGGTTTTTGTAGTAGAGAAACAACTCCTAGCGAATTTCGTGATTTATCGGGCTTTTCAGCAGCAACGAATCAAATAATTAAGCAAAAACTGGAAGCAGTTAATAAGGAAACTGGCAGTGACGGTGAAGATGAATTGGAAGAAGATTGGGTAACTACTTCCAAAGATGAAGTTTCTTTTGAGAAAACAGAACTATTTCTCTGTGGACATCACAATATGGTGCTAGTACTATTAATGGAAAATGGAACTGCTAATAATCCTGATCTTATACACTCTCTC TGGCAGACTTGCGTGAATACGTTAGGAAAGCTTGAAGCTAGACTACAACAATGTTTAGAGCCTCTACCTTCAAATGAAAATAAGgaattatatagtatattaaGTATTGATCCTCAATGGGATACAATAAATCGTTCTGGACTCTGGGGTGTCACTGAATTGGATATTGTTTCTTGCCTTCATGATAGGTTCACATATGCCAGCAATCTCACAGATATTATTGTCAG AACGGAAGATACCGTTGTTTATGGTAACCAGTGTGGAAACGTAGAGGTATTTTATCAACAAGCAGTGGCTCCAAATACCTCTGGAGGACTTCCAACTCCTGCAGATTTAATGGGAATTGTGTCTCTTAAAGCAAAACGTAGACTGGAAAGAGATCATGGGATTGTATtgctataa
- the LOC126865313 gene encoding uncharacterized protein LOC126865313 isoform X1 translates to MAKEMMIVFVYDTVRCCKEDDDPAEAVMYFHPAWVSLTQRLALAGQLMAVNQFLSTSFSNPKSITLQGGKFVLKKFGQYILAVGTDRNIHDWILERRANTLESLLKFFHYDLNKILESFNNDRNKFTEKLYQMFETYLPILQYSANLFSNIPIIKLPKSASNIFLEAIQVLQYYQEIGGIIGGALFYNNKVVATQLSAELTKQIVITDPYRIKAPAERISTEFHLPVGVQLLRVYIEQKQFTKLIQEANNERYYSSYLDSVTKKIFQRKNMSKNSKELPLSGMKRDTSRIFTVPEEGELDSLQYNDNSHYVPSVPLTAYSSPVKRKQESKTDRPKCVNPLTPSVCSTPLKDINRVLHGNAMLICNTNEDTNNEAEEEKKEIKTNVDDIPDVVKEALRYKRLNKLRNITPKEKLVKRKEFNKRSLSMHDLGSSNLYSNRISVRTYGLGLPQLKQNISPETSPQKQSLHKRQFHTITDPYYPIFRCDGLPVSQSLYNQYISSHYEELKDDRNNTINRNDFLTSLANDCNMKNVTNSCDTMISDNLEKSSNSRDIKIDSKVKQETYRRSMSLPLKPLNITDNDDRRKSASECGNVYEFLQKKKLDGLQLTPLMSKLSLLADERTSGFCSRETTPSEFRDLSGFSAATNQIIKQKLEAVNKETGSDGEDELEEDWVTTSKDEVSFEKTELFLCGHHNMVLVLLMENGTANNPDLIHSLWQTCVNTLGKLEARLQQCLEPLPSNENKELYSILSIDPQWDTINRSGLWGVTELDIVSCLHDRFTYASNLTDIIVRTEDTVVYGNQCGNVEVFYQQAVAPNTSGGLPTPADLMGIVSLKAKRRLERDHGIVLL, encoded by the exons ATGGCAAA agagATGATGATAGTATTTGTTTATGACACTGTAAGGTGTTGTAAAGAAGATGATGATCCTGCAGAGGCAGTTATGTATTTTCATCCTGCATGGGTATCTCTTACGCAAAGATTAGCTCTAGCAGGGCAATTAATGGCTGTTAATCAATTTCTTTCAACTTCGTTTTCCAATCCAAAATCAATCACATTACAAGGaggaaaatttgtattaaagaAATTTGGACAGTACATACTT GCAGTTGGAACTGATAGGAATATTCATGACTGGATTCTAGAAAGGCGTGCAAATACATTAGAATCGTTGctaaaattttttcattatgaTTTGAATAAGATACTGGAATCATTTAATAATGACAGAAATAAGTTCACAGAGAAGCTTTATCAAATGTTTGAAACATATTTGCCAATACTTCAATATAGTGCCAATCTTTTCTCCAATATTCCTATCATTAAACTTCCAAAG AGTGCTAGTAACATATTTTTAGAAGCAATTCAAGttttacaatattatcaaGAAATCGGTGGTATCATAGGTGGTGCACTCTTCTATAATAATAA gGTAGTTGCAACTCAGTTAAGTGCTGAGTTGACCAAACAAATTGTTATAACTGATCCATATAGAATAAAG gCTCCTGCAGAGAGAATATCGACAGAATTTCATCTACCTGTTGGAGTACAGTTATTGCGAGTATATATAGAGCAAAAACAGTTTACGAAACTTATACAAGAAGCAAATAATGAACGATATTATAGTTCTTATTTAGATTCTGTGacaaaaaagatatttcaaagaaAG AACATGTCCAAGAACAGTAAGGAACTCCCTTTGTCCGGAATGAAACGTGATACTTCTCGCATTTTTACTGTACCTGAAGAAGGAGAATTAGATTCATTACAGTACAACGATAATAGTCACTATGTACCCTCCGTACCACTTACAGCTTACAGTTCTCCAGTGAAACGTAAACAGGAAAGTAAAACAGACCGTCCTAAGTGTGTAAATCCTTTAACTCCTAGCGTTTGCTCTACACcattaaaagatattaatagaGTATTACATGGTAATGCTATGTTAATATGTAACACAAACGAAGATACAAATAATGaagcagaagaagaaaagaaagaaataaaaacaaatgtAGATGATATTCCAGATGTTGTTAAGGAAGCACTTAGATATAaacgtttaaataaattaagaaacatTACGCCAAAAGAAAAACTAGTTAAAcgaaaagaatttaataagaGAAGCTTAAGTATGCATGATTTAGGATCGTCCAATTTGTACTCCAATCGAATATCAGTAAGAACATATGGATTAGGGTTGCCacaattaaaacaaaatatatctccCGAAACTTCTCCTCAAAAGCAATCTTTACATAAAAGGCAGTTTCATACAATTACTGACCCATATTATCCTATATTTCGATGTGATGGATTACCAGTATCTCAGTCTTTATATAATCAATATATATCTTCGCATTACGAAGAACTTAAGGATGAtcgaaataatacaattaatcGTAACGACTTTTTAACAAGTTTAGCTAACGATTGTAACATGAAAAATGTAACAAATAGCTGTGATACCATGATCAgtgataatttagaaaaatcaaGTAATTCTCGTGACATAAAAATAGATAGTAAAGTGAAACAAGAAACTTATCGCAGATCAATGAGTCTTCCTTTGAAACCACTCAATATCACTGATAATGATGATAGACGAAAATCAGCATCGGAATGCGGTAACGTGTATGAATTTCTTCAAAAGAAAAAGTTGGATGGTCTACAATTAACGCCTCTTATGTCTAAACTCAGTTTACTTGCTGATGAGAGAACTAGCGGTTTTTGTAGTAGAGAAACAACTCCTAGCGAATTTCGTGATTTATCGGGCTTTTCAGCAGCAACGAATCAAATAATTAAGCAAAAACTGGAAGCAGTTAATAAGGAAACTGGCAGTGACGGTGAAGATGAATTGGAAGAAGATTGGGTAACTACTTCCAAAGATGAAGTTTCTTTTGAGAAAACAGAACTATTTCTCTGTGGACATCACAATATGGTGCTAGTACTATTAATGGAAAATGGAACTGCTAATAATCCTGATCTTATACACTCTCTC TGGCAGACTTGCGTGAATACGTTAGGAAAGCTTGAAGCTAGACTACAACAATGTTTAGAGCCTCTACCTTCAAATGAAAATAAGgaattatatagtatattaaGTATTGATCCTCAATGGGATACAATAAATCGTTCTGGACTCTGGGGTGTCACTGAATTGGATATTGTTTCTTGCCTTCATGATAGGTTCACATATGCCAGCAATCTCACAGATATTATTGTCAG AACGGAAGATACCGTTGTTTATGGTAACCAGTGTGGAAACGTAGAGGTATTTTATCAACAAGCAGTGGCTCCAAATACCTCTGGAGGACTTCCAACTCCTGCAGATTTAATGGGAATTGTGTCTCTTAAAGCAAAACGTAGACTGGAAAGAGATCATGGGATTGTATtgctataa
- the LOC126865313 gene encoding uncharacterized protein LOC126865313 isoform X2 — MMIVFVYDTVRCCKEDDDPAEAVMYFHPAWVSLTQRLALAGQLMAVNQFLSTSFSNPKSITLQGGKFVLKKFGQYILAVGTDRNIHDWILERRANTLESLLKFFHYDLNKILESFNNDRNKFTEKLYQMFETYLPILQYSANLFSNIPIIKLPKSASNIFLEAIQVLQYYQEIGGIIGGALFYNNKVVATQLSAELTKQIVITDPYRIKAPAERISTEFHLPVGVQLLRVYIEQKQFTKLIQEANNERYYSSYLDSVTKKIFQRKNMSKNSKELPLSGMKRDTSRIFTVPEEGELDSLQYNDNSHYVPSVPLTAYSSPVKRKQESKTDRPKCVNPLTPSVCSTPLKDINRVLHGNAMLICNTNEDTNNEAEEEKKEIKTNVDDIPDVVKEALRYKRLNKLRNITPKEKLVKRKEFNKRSLSMHDLGSSNLYSNRISVRTYGLGLPQLKQNISPETSPQKQSLHKRQFHTITDPYYPIFRCDGLPVSQSLYNQYISSHYEELKDDRNNTINRNDFLTSLANDCNMKNVTNSCDTMISDNLEKSSNSRDIKIDSKVKQETYRRSMSLPLKPLNITDNDDRRKSASECGNVYEFLQKKKLDGLQLTPLMSKLSLLADERTSGFCSRETTPSEFRDLSGFSAATNQIIKQKLEAVNKETGSDGEDELEEDWVTTSKDEVSFEKTELFLCGHHNMVLVLLMENGTANNPDLIHSLWQTCVNTLGKLEARLQQCLEPLPSNENKELYSILSIDPQWDTINRSGLWGVTELDIVSCLHDRFTYASNLTDIIVRTEDTVVYGNQCGNVEVFYQQAVAPNTSGGLPTPADLMGIVSLKAKRRLERDHGIVLL, encoded by the exons ATGATGATAGTATTTGTTTATGACACTGTAAGGTGTTGTAAAGAAGATGATGATCCTGCAGAGGCAGTTATGTATTTTCATCCTGCATGGGTATCTCTTACGCAAAGATTAGCTCTAGCAGGGCAATTAATGGCTGTTAATCAATTTCTTTCAACTTCGTTTTCCAATCCAAAATCAATCACATTACAAGGaggaaaatttgtattaaagaAATTTGGACAGTACATACTT GCAGTTGGAACTGATAGGAATATTCATGACTGGATTCTAGAAAGGCGTGCAAATACATTAGAATCGTTGctaaaattttttcattatgaTTTGAATAAGATACTGGAATCATTTAATAATGACAGAAATAAGTTCACAGAGAAGCTTTATCAAATGTTTGAAACATATTTGCCAATACTTCAATATAGTGCCAATCTTTTCTCCAATATTCCTATCATTAAACTTCCAAAG AGTGCTAGTAACATATTTTTAGAAGCAATTCAAGttttacaatattatcaaGAAATCGGTGGTATCATAGGTGGTGCACTCTTCTATAATAATAA gGTAGTTGCAACTCAGTTAAGTGCTGAGTTGACCAAACAAATTGTTATAACTGATCCATATAGAATAAAG gCTCCTGCAGAGAGAATATCGACAGAATTTCATCTACCTGTTGGAGTACAGTTATTGCGAGTATATATAGAGCAAAAACAGTTTACGAAACTTATACAAGAAGCAAATAATGAACGATATTATAGTTCTTATTTAGATTCTGTGacaaaaaagatatttcaaagaaAG AACATGTCCAAGAACAGTAAGGAACTCCCTTTGTCCGGAATGAAACGTGATACTTCTCGCATTTTTACTGTACCTGAAGAAGGAGAATTAGATTCATTACAGTACAACGATAATAGTCACTATGTACCCTCCGTACCACTTACAGCTTACAGTTCTCCAGTGAAACGTAAACAGGAAAGTAAAACAGACCGTCCTAAGTGTGTAAATCCTTTAACTCCTAGCGTTTGCTCTACACcattaaaagatattaatagaGTATTACATGGTAATGCTATGTTAATATGTAACACAAACGAAGATACAAATAATGaagcagaagaagaaaagaaagaaataaaaacaaatgtAGATGATATTCCAGATGTTGTTAAGGAAGCACTTAGATATAaacgtttaaataaattaagaaacatTACGCCAAAAGAAAAACTAGTTAAAcgaaaagaatttaataagaGAAGCTTAAGTATGCATGATTTAGGATCGTCCAATTTGTACTCCAATCGAATATCAGTAAGAACATATGGATTAGGGTTGCCacaattaaaacaaaatatatctccCGAAACTTCTCCTCAAAAGCAATCTTTACATAAAAGGCAGTTTCATACAATTACTGACCCATATTATCCTATATTTCGATGTGATGGATTACCAGTATCTCAGTCTTTATATAATCAATATATATCTTCGCATTACGAAGAACTTAAGGATGAtcgaaataatacaattaatcGTAACGACTTTTTAACAAGTTTAGCTAACGATTGTAACATGAAAAATGTAACAAATAGCTGTGATACCATGATCAgtgataatttagaaaaatcaaGTAATTCTCGTGACATAAAAATAGATAGTAAAGTGAAACAAGAAACTTATCGCAGATCAATGAGTCTTCCTTTGAAACCACTCAATATCACTGATAATGATGATAGACGAAAATCAGCATCGGAATGCGGTAACGTGTATGAATTTCTTCAAAAGAAAAAGTTGGATGGTCTACAATTAACGCCTCTTATGTCTAAACTCAGTTTACTTGCTGATGAGAGAACTAGCGGTTTTTGTAGTAGAGAAACAACTCCTAGCGAATTTCGTGATTTATCGGGCTTTTCAGCAGCAACGAATCAAATAATTAAGCAAAAACTGGAAGCAGTTAATAAGGAAACTGGCAGTGACGGTGAAGATGAATTGGAAGAAGATTGGGTAACTACTTCCAAAGATGAAGTTTCTTTTGAGAAAACAGAACTATTTCTCTGTGGACATCACAATATGGTGCTAGTACTATTAATGGAAAATGGAACTGCTAATAATCCTGATCTTATACACTCTCTC TGGCAGACTTGCGTGAATACGTTAGGAAAGCTTGAAGCTAGACTACAACAATGTTTAGAGCCTCTACCTTCAAATGAAAATAAGgaattatatagtatattaaGTATTGATCCTCAATGGGATACAATAAATCGTTCTGGACTCTGGGGTGTCACTGAATTGGATATTGTTTCTTGCCTTCATGATAGGTTCACATATGCCAGCAATCTCACAGATATTATTGTCAG AACGGAAGATACCGTTGTTTATGGTAACCAGTGTGGAAACGTAGAGGTATTTTATCAACAAGCAGTGGCTCCAAATACCTCTGGAGGACTTCCAACTCCTGCAGATTTAATGGGAATTGTGTCTCTTAAAGCAAAACGTAGACTGGAAAGAGATCATGGGATTGTATtgctataa
- the LOC126865329 gene encoding 4-hydroxyphenylpyruvate dioxygenase yields MTTYTDKGHKPLGGKFLCFDHLKFWVGNAKQAASYYCTRLGFEPLAYRGLETCSRRVASHVVKQNQIIFVFESAYEPDDEEMANHLSRHGDGVRDIAFNVEDIDIIVKIARERGAIIVKDIWEENDEYGIVKFATISTYGDTYHTLIDRSKYNGFFLPGFQKLSEDPFLKTLPKVGLNFVDHIVGNQSDKQMEPIAKWYERCLQFHRFWSVDDSQLHTEYSALRSIVMTNWEETVKMPINEPAPGKKRSQIQEYVEYYGGAGVQHIALNTNNIITAIQNLQTRGLEFLDVPDTYYDMLRNRLKTSGVQILEDVNILQKLKILIDYDENGYLLQIFTKNMQDRPTLFIEIIQRHNHNGFGAGNFQALFQAIEMEQAKRGNL; encoded by the exons ATg aCTACATATACAGATAAAGGTCACAAG CCTTTAGGAGGAAAATTTTTGTGCTTCGATCACCTCAAATTCTGGGTTGGAAATGCAAAACAG GCAGCCAGTTATTACTGCACTAGATTGGGTTTTGAACCTTTGGCTTATCGTGGTTTAGAGACTTGTTCCAGGCGCGTAGCATCACACGTCGTTAAACAAAATCAG attatttttgtatttgaaTCAGCTTATGAACCTGATGATGAAGAAATGGCAAACCATCTTTCCCGACACGGAGATGGTGTTCGTGATATTGCTTTTAATGTTGAGGACATAGACATCATTGTAAAA atCGCAAGAGAAAGAGGTGCCATAATAGTAAAAGACATATGGGAAGAAAATGATGAATATGGTATTGTAAAATTTGCTACCATAAGTACC TACGGAGATACATATCATACGCTAATAGACAGATCCAAGTATAACGGATTCTTTTTGCCAGGGTTTCAAAAGCTATCAGAAGACCCATTTTTAAAGACTTT ACCAAAAGTAGGATTGAATTTTGTTGACCATATTGTTGGCAATCAATCTGACAAACAAATGGAACCTATTGCAAAATG GTATGAGCGATGTTTGCAATTTCATCGATTCTGGTCAGTAGACGATTCTCAATTACACACAGAATATTCAGCTCTGCGTTCCATTGTCATGACGAATTGGGAAGAAACAGTGAAAATGCCTATTAATGAACCTGCACCTGGCAAAAAGCGTTCTCAAATCCAAGAATATGTTGAATATTATGGGGGAGCAGGAGTGCAACATATTGCTCTTAATACAAACAACATAATTACAGCT ATACAAAATCTGCAAACTAGAGGGCTAGAGTTCCTAGATGTTCCAGACACTTACTATGATATGTTAAGAAACCGTCTGAAAACCAGTGGTGTACAAATTTTAGAAGATGTCAATATActtcaaaaattaaaaattttaatcgattaTGATGAAAATGGATatcttttacaaatatttactaaaaatatGCAAGATCGTCCAACTCTCTTTATAGAAATCATTCAAAGGCATAATCACAAT GGATTTGGAGCTGGAAACTTCCAAGCGCTATTTCAAGCTATTGAAATGGAGCAAGCTAAACGTGGCAATTTGTAA